TATTATAAAAAATAATGTCTCTTTCAAAAACTTGTGTGATTTGAATTTTGTACTGTTTTTGTGACATGAACTTTTTTTCGTTTTATTTTTTCTTATTTTCCTAATTAAAAATGGTAAAATTAATATATTAAGTGAAAATAACATATTAGTATGTTAATTAAAAAATAAAAGCTCCATGTTATAGTATGGGATCAAAAAAATATTAAACTTTTCGATTTTGTACTAGTGTTTTTTCTTAATTCCATCAATTTGATGAGTTAACACGTGTTAAATGCGAAAATATTAATAATAATCTTATTTGACTTGAAAATAAAGGTGATATTTATTTTAAGAATAAAATTACTATTTGTCTAAGTTGTAAGTCTAAAAATATTGTTAAAAATAGTATTTATAAACGTGAACTTATTTTTTTAAGGATTGGAAAGAAACATGTTTGATTCAGGAAGTATAAATGTAAAAAAATTCGGTAACCTTGTTTTATACAGATTTATCATCACTTATTTTACTCAAATTCCAAATAGTGTAATGTCTGTTATCAACTGTATTAGAAATTTATATGGGATTTATGGGAGAAAACTTCATAAAAATCGAAAACATATTCCAAAAAACATTTCCAAAACACATAAAAAAGACAATAAGAACTCCAAAATGATTTTTAAATAGATTCATGCTAAAACTAAAATCATTGGAACATAGAATTAAAAAGAAAAAATCACACAAGTTTTTGAAAGAGTATCGTCAATTAGTGGGGAAAGTATTATATATTGATTTTGACATAATGATAATTAAGAAATTTTTCTTTTATAGGTAGAATTTTTTATATTTTTTAAAAATTTTTCTTTTACAGGATGAATTATTTTAAATATGGGTGGGTTGATATTATGGCAGATAAATTAATCAAACGAGATTCTTATGTTAATAAATTAAAGGATTATGTTAACTCAGATTTTGTTAAGGTATATATTGGAATTAGAAGATCAGGAAAAACTAGCTTAATGCATAATATCATTGATGAACTCAAATCAATGGGAGTAAAAGATGAAAATATAATATTCTTTTCTTTCGAATCACGTGAATATGCATACATTGACAATTCACAGCAGTTGGATGAAATAGTTTTTAATAAAACAAAAAACCTTGAAGGAAAAGTATATCTGTTTTTTGATGAAATTCAACAGGTAAAAGGGTGGGAAAAATCTATCAACAGCTTCAGAGTTTCTATTGATTCAGACATATACATCACAGGTTCAAATTCAAAATTGCTGTCTGGTGAGCTGGCAACACTGCTAACAGGAAGATATCTCACGATTAATGTTTACCCGTTTTCATTTAAAGAGTTTTTAAAATACAAAAACGAAATCGAAGGTGTTGAACTAACAAGCGATTCAATTATTAAACTGTATGGTGAATACTTTAACTTCGGAGGTATGCCAGGTATTCTCTCATTAGGCAGTGATGAATTTAAAAGATTAGCTCTGAGAGATATTTTCAACTCAATATTGTTTGAAGATGTAGTTTCCCGATTCAATATAAATAACATTGATTTGCTTCAAAGGTTTACCCGATATATGATTAGCAGCACTGGAGAAACATTTTCATCCAAAAGCATAAAGAACTATTTGAAAAGCAACAACATCTACACCTCCCAAGATACACTACTTAAATATAATGAATACTTAAATCATTCATTTTTCATTTCAAAATGCAAATTCTTTGAATTAAAAGGAAGAAGTGAAATGAAAATACTTGGCAAATACTATTTGACAGATCATGGATTTCATCATGCACTAATCGAAAACAACATATTAAAGGTAACTAAAATCCTAGAAAACATTGTTTATGTGGAATTGCTTCGAAGAGGATATAAAGTAAATGTTGGCAGAAGTAAGGACAATACGGAAGTGGATTTTGTATGTGAAAAATCAGGCCAGTATAAATATGTCCAGGTTTCCTATAGGCTAACAAGTGAAGAAACATTAAATCGTGAAATCACACCATTATTAAAAATACCTGATAAATATGATTCAATAATAATAACAACTGAAAATCATGACTTTTCAAAAAAGGGTGTTAGACATTTAAACATAATAGATTTCCTATATGGAGATGATTTATAAATTAGATAAGTGGATTGAATTAAATGAGGAAAATTTATTTTTTGCAAGGGCATTGATAAGTAATTTTTTTCCATAGTTATCGGACAAATTTCACTATACGTAGTGGATAATTTTGTTATTATTATGCAAATTACAGCTTGAAACTTGTTAAAAGGAATCAAAAGTTGTATCATCATGATTGTCCAGTACTGATTGGCAATATTAAGATAGTAATGTTGTTAAGGAAGTTTCAAAACTAGATATATTGATGTTCATCAATAATTATTTTAATTATTTTGCATAGATTTAGTCAGTTAACTTATAAGATAGAGTTCGTCCATTAATTCAATTTTTTTTGATTTGGCTTTTATTAAAATGTTTTACTTTTAGAATGAGGGCAGTGTGGTTTCAAGAGTTATTTTTGCTTAAATTAGGGTTTATTTTATGTTTTTTGTTTGGAGGTGTGTTTTGTATTGTTGTTTTTTTTGTTTAAATGAGTATTGTATTTAGTTTTTCGTGTATTTTTTTCATGTTATGGAAGTTTTATTTAACTTCCAATTTATTTTCTTTTTGAATTTCAATTAATCTTGTTGATAGTGTATATGTAGTATACTATGTTAACTTTATATTCATCAAAGAACAAACATATAATTGGTGATATAATATGGAAACAAAAGCTATTAGAGTCAGTTCATTGAATCATGAAAGATTAGCAGACATTGGTCATAAGAATGATTCCTTTAATGACATTATTTCTAAAGTATTGGATGATTATGAAGAGTATCAAAAAATCAAAGACTTAATCGAAGCAGACAAAGAATTTGAAAAAGGAAAAGGAGTTCACTTTTCTTCATTAGATGAACTTGATGCATATCTAAATGATTAATATGGAACTTGAATTTAAGCATTCTGCTTTAAAACAATTGAAAAGTTATAAAAAGAAAAATCCAATAGCATATAAAATAATCCGTGAACAATTAGGTGAAGTAGTAAAAAATCCCGAGGATATTCGTTATAAAAAAGTAAAACGTTATCCTAAGTATAAAAGAGCTAGAAAAGGAAATTATAGGATTTGTTTTAAAGTAGTTGATAATTGCATTTATATTGGACGTATTGAAAATAGGTCCAAAGCATATAATTAAATTTATTCATTTTAATTCTGGAATGTTGGCAGATATTATTTGATTTTGAACATTTTTTCATTTTATTCATTTTGATTTTTAATCCTAATTACTTAATTTGGTGATATGAATTGTATTGTATTATCTTTAATGATATTAAATAATTTTATTAGGGTGTATGGCGCTATAACTGTGAACATTAGGTTTTGTACTCTCTTTAAACTATATTATTTGTATGTATGGAAACATCTTTTTATAATTCATCTAGAAACAAAATAATCTAATAGCAAAAAGAGGAGTGTCATAGTAAAATACCTGAATCCTTTATTTTGCTTAAAAGGTGAAAAAATAGCTATTGTTGAAAATGAAGTGGGAAATGAATCTTAATTCCTATTATGTGCTATAAATAACTTTTTCAAAATAGAAATAAGCCATCTTTATTTTTTCACAATATTCCGTTTAACTCCATTCTATTCTATCTCTTTTTTATAGGCTTGGTCATTTATCTGACCACACATTTATATATTATGAAGTCAGATATTTAACCAATAAATAAAATATTTTTTCAGTGATGTGGTTTTATATGTATGAAAAAGAAGAAATTATTGAGGATTACATTAGAGAAGAATTATATGATGTTCCTAACATTTTAAATAATGAACTGTCCTTAAATGGTATGAATTTTCAGTTAAGAAAGGAATTTGATTTTATTAAAGGTCATGTTGATGAATTTTTAGAAAAAACAACCAATAACCGGTATTTTGCACTTCCAGGTTTGAGAGGTGTAGGTAAAACAACACTATTGTATCAGACATATGAATATTTGTATAAATCCAAAAACATCAGTCCTAACCAAATATTATTCATATCATGTGAAAACCTCAATGATATTGTTGATTTTAAGATCATTGATGTAGTTAAACAATTCCTGAGTACTTATCACAACACTACTTTAAGACGATTGGACAAGAAGATCTTCTTGCTTATTGACGAGTCACAGTATGACAGGAATTGGGCGTTGTCAGGTAAGCTAATATTTGATAAGACCAAAAACATCTTCATGATTTTTACAGGCTCATCAGCATTGAACCTTGAATATGATGCAAACTCAGCTAGGCGGCTACTTAAACAAAATATAACTCCACT
The Methanobrevibacter oralis genome window above contains:
- a CDS encoding ATP-binding protein produces the protein MADKLIKRDSYVNKLKDYVNSDFVKVYIGIRRSGKTSLMHNIIDELKSMGVKDENIIFFSFESREYAYIDNSQQLDEIVFNKTKNLEGKVYLFFDEIQQVKGWEKSINSFRVSIDSDIYITGSNSKLLSGELATLLTGRYLTINVYPFSFKEFLKYKNEIEGVELTSDSIIKLYGEYFNFGGMPGILSLGSDEFKRLALRDIFNSILFEDVVSRFNINNIDLLQRFTRYMISSTGETFSSKSIKNYLKSNNIYTSQDTLLKYNEYLNHSFFISKCKFFELKGRSEMKILGKYYLTDHGFHHALIENNILKVTKILENIVYVELLRRGYKVNVGRSKDNTEVDFVCEKSGQYKYVQVSYRLTSEETLNREITPLLKIPDKYDSIIITTENHDFSKKGVRHLNIIDFLYGDDL
- a CDS encoding type II toxin-antitoxin system RelE family toxin, producing the protein MELEFKHSALKQLKSYKKKNPIAYKIIREQLGEVVKNPEDIRYKKVKRYPKYKRARKGNYRICFKVVDNCIYIGRIENRSKAYN